One window from the genome of Arcobacter sp. CECT 8986 encodes:
- a CDS encoding two-partner secretion domain-containing protein: protein MIYNFSSRFKIIKGGKISLIVSALITSLTPSFASPTGGKVTSGNATITQNKTVTTINQTSNKATINWKNFSIASNETVNFKQPNSKAITLNRVTGNEKSIINGALNANGQVWILNSNGVLFGKNAVVNTSGILATTAKLSDKDFNEGKYTFKDATANLVINQGTIEVSNRGSVILASNEVINEGSIKAIRGNVHLVGSDSYSINMNGNSLVDLRVDKGVLDSMVSNKGTISADGGEIYLTTNAVNELLKGVVNNTGIIEANSIDDLKGHIELFAHGGEAQIDGTISANTGFIETSGSKINFSDNFIINAGKGGTWLIDPNNIRIVSDATAEKNLDILGGEYKSSNDSTVLRASTIESHLNNGTSVAVITASAGTNLEDGDIFLETNINKTSGGDAVLTLKAHRNIVFADRDTSFTKDYTGPNSYGSISSSSNKLHVVLWSDSDGNNNGSVWIPKNSSISTNGGNVWIGGGAGDGPTMWSGITVGDSYAVGSSFFSNEGKAIARGASINGNINANGSTSGGDIYIKGLASQSSYYTSARGVSIAGSIITNHQGNITIEGTAKGVSDAVALGDAALSNGAGILRVEEGTILINGHSNTSSNSSDSFYLNNGSYIDDNQKGLGTLIINGNDDEMLSDSSSYINIGKLLVKNGSVTLDNINNNISLLAGDNLSSLSYVDADSLTIGTVDSTNGITAQGPINIATNTGDLIIENDINSSDSGDSAIVLNAGKSQTAGTSTGGDIKYISGSLNTTGRVTLYTGSVNESSIASLVSNGNFRYNSDETTSGYDLVNAALGSGTYAIYREQPTIEVTANNDSFVYDGRVYTGGNGAIYSGFVNNDTSSILNGTLNYSGTSQGATNVGTYTISPNGLSNYLGYNINFINGQLVIEDVPTTPKKPTKDSTPIIKDSLIPKSDLISKTNLPKKDAVIKPNNLVKVFNQNQNDDTMDIKTIIKNLNVKQNNENTNIDISTKKQIDNKISKQDIKTDILTKKRNENKISKQNVKTDILAEKRNENKIIDNTAKKTDSNEKQAEDKKLDKNISTDSSPKLNRYKLDDAQIEIRVNENGKIIFSKSEINVVVENNGQLVLPRNSADILATIGMSVKTIRVKNNKIEINILDKKSTKKYSATLENGKPLPKYLKFDNKTGKITGTLPKGIKKANINIEAISKDNTIRVLNVKMRIK, encoded by the coding sequence ATGATTTATAATTTTAGTTCACGTTTTAAAATCATAAAAGGTGGTAAAATTAGTTTAATAGTTAGTGCACTTATTACTTCTTTAACACCAAGCTTTGCATCTCCAACAGGAGGAAAAGTCACTTCTGGAAATGCAACTATTACTCAAAATAAAACAGTAACTACGATTAATCAAACATCCAATAAAGCAACAATTAATTGGAAAAACTTTTCTATTGCTTCAAATGAAACAGTAAACTTTAAACAACCAAACTCAAAAGCTATTACTTTAAATAGAGTTACAGGAAATGAAAAAAGTATTATAAATGGTGCATTAAATGCAAACGGACAAGTTTGGATATTAAACTCAAATGGTGTTTTATTTGGCAAAAATGCAGTTGTTAATACAAGTGGAATATTAGCAACAACAGCAAAACTTTCAGACAAAGATTTTAATGAAGGTAAATATACCTTTAAAGATGCAACAGCAAACTTAGTAATCAATCAAGGAACAATTGAAGTATCAAATAGAGGTTCAGTAATATTAGCCTCAAATGAAGTTATAAATGAGGGTTCAATTAAAGCTATTAGAGGAAATGTACATTTAGTAGGAAGTGATTCTTATTCAATTAATATGAATGGAAACTCACTAGTTGATCTTAGAGTAGATAAAGGTGTTCTTGATTCTATGGTTTCAAATAAAGGAACTATTAGTGCAGATGGTGGAGAAATCTATCTAACAACAAATGCAGTTAATGAACTTTTAAAAGGTGTAGTTAATAATACAGGTATTATTGAAGCAAATAGTATTGATGATTTAAAAGGACATATTGAATTATTTGCACATGGTGGTGAAGCCCAAATTGATGGGACAATAAGTGCAAATACTGGATTTATTGAAACATCTGGTTCAAAAATAAATTTTTCAGATAATTTTATTATTAATGCAGGGAAAGGTGGGACATGGCTTATTGACCCTAATAATATAAGAATTGTATCTGATGCAACTGCTGAAAAGAATCTAGACATATTAGGAGGAGAATATAAATCTTCAAATGATTCAACAGTTTTGCGTGCATCTACTATTGAATCTCACTTAAATAATGGAACAAGTGTTGCAGTTATAACTGCAAGTGCAGGAACAAACTTGGAAGATGGAGATATTTTTTTAGAGACAAATATCAATAAAACTTCAGGTGGTGATGCAGTTTTAACTCTAAAAGCACATAGAAATATAGTATTTGCAGATAGAGATACATCATTTACGAAAGATTATACTGGTCCAAATTCATATGGTAGTATCTCAAGTAGTAGTAATAAATTACATGTAGTTTTATGGTCAGATAGTGATGGAAATAATAATGGTTCAGTTTGGATACCTAAAAACTCATCTATTTCAACAAATGGAGGTAATGTTTGGATTGGAGGAGGGGCTGGAGATGGTCCTACAATGTGGAGTGGAATAACAGTAGGAGACTCTTATGCTGTTGGTAGTAGTTTTTTTTCAAATGAAGGAAAAGCAATAGCAAGAGGTGCTTCAATAAATGGTAATATAAATGCAAATGGTTCAACTTCTGGTGGAGATATTTATATAAAAGGTCTTGCTAGTCAATCAAGTTATTATACTAGTGCTAGAGGTGTTTCTATAGCAGGTTCAATAATAACTAACCATCAAGGAAATATTACAATAGAAGGAACAGCAAAAGGTGTCTCTGATGCTGTTGCTCTTGGAGATGCAGCTTTAAGTAATGGAGCTGGTATTTTAAGAGTTGAAGAAGGAACTATTTTAATAAATGGACACTCAAATACAAGTAGTAATTCAAGTGATTCTTTTTATTTAAATAATGGCTCTTATATAGATGATAATCAAAAAGGATTAGGAACACTTATTATAAATGGTAATGATGATGAGATGCTATCTGATTCAAGTTCGTATATAAATATTGGTAAATTACTAGTTAAAAATGGTTCTGTAACATTAGATAATATAAATAATAATATCTCTTTACTTGCAGGAGATAATTTAAGTAGTTTATCTTATGTAGATGCTGATTCTCTTACTATTGGAACAGTAGATTCTACAAATGGAATAACTGCACAAGGTCCTATAAATATTGCAACAAATACAGGTGATTTGATAATTGAAAATGATATAAACTCTTCAGATAGTGGAGATTCTGCAATTGTTTTAAATGCTGGGAAAAGTCAAACAGCAGGAACATCAACAGGTGGAGATATTAAATATATTTCAGGAAGTTTAAATACTACTGGTAGAGTAACTTTATATACAGGAAGTGTAAATGAAAGTTCAATAGCTTCTTTAGTATCTAATGGTAACTTTAGATATAACAGTGATGAAACAACAAGTGGATATGATCTAGTAAATGCTGCTTTAGGTTCAGGAACTTATGCAATTTATAGAGAACAACCAACTATTGAAGTTACTGCTAATAATGATTCATTTGTATATGATGGAAGAGTTTATACTGGTGGTAATGGTGCCATTTATTCTGGCTTTGTAAATAATGATACATCTTCAATTTTAAATGGTACTTTAAATTATAGTGGAACATCTCAAGGTGCAACTAATGTAGGAACATATACAATATCTCCAAATGGCCTATCAAATTATCTTGGATATAATATTAACTTTATAAATGGCCAATTAGTAATAGAAGATGTACCAACAACTCCTAAGAAACCAACAAAAGATTCAACACCAATAATAAAAGATTCTTTGATACCAAAAAGTGATTTAATTTCAAAAACTAATCTACCTAAAAAAGATGCAGTAATAAAACCTAATAATTTAGTAAAAGTTTTTAATCAAAATCAAAATGATGATACGATGGATATAAAAACTATAATTAAAAATCTAAATGTAAAACAAAATAATGAAAATACAAATATAGATATTTCTACAAAAAAACAAATTGATAATAAAATTTCAAAGCAAGATATTAAAACAGATATTTTAACTAAGAAAAGAAATGAAAATAAAATCTCAAAACAAAATGTGAAAACAGATATTTTAGCTGAAAAAAGAAATGAAAATAAAATTATAGATAACACTGCAAAAAAAACAGACTCAAATGAAAAACAAGCAGAAGATAAAAAATTAGATAAAAATATTTCAACAGATAGTTCACCTAAACTAAATAGATACAAATTAGATGATGCACAAATAGAAATTCGTGTTAATGAAAATGGAAAAATCATATTTAGTAAATCAGAGATAAATGTTGTTGTTGAAAATAATGGACAACTTGTTTTACCACGTAATTCAGCTGATATACTAGCAACAATAGGAATGTCAGTAAAAACAATTAGGGTAAAAAATAATAAAATAGAAATTAATATTCTTGACAAAAAAAGTACAAAAAAATATTCTGCCACTTTAGAAAATGGTAAGCCTTTACCAAAATATTTAAAATTTGATAATAAAACAGGGAAAATCACTGGAACTTTGCCTAAAGGAATAAAAAAGGCAAATATAAACATAGAAGCTATAAGTAAAGATAATACGATTAGAGTTCTAAATGTAAAGATGAGGATAAAATAA
- a CDS encoding FecR family protein, producing MNKKNYIIFSGILILCIISFIYYKMEYSKNIFAQIVSKEGEVNLVNKKGELLSEVTKGYKIKIGDFIETKKDSSVTIKFVDNSLAIISENSLVSMKNLKYDKNTKKSITNLLLLKGKIESTVTNQDTFGSEYKVVTPSLQLAVRGTIFNVAVEGAESRAFVIKGKILATDGNKSLLLNKGYGAVVNDKIKLSSPIKLLSKPTIDLNELNIKYYKKYISWEKLPNAVKYHVQVYSKEKYKSLIYDKYVSNTEINIDNLKDGKYEINIQAVDTYGLEGFKIEETFNVKSNPLPPKVKTPITNLNSRMTIFRWEKSKEASKYILEISKIRSFNKVLIRVSNLNSTLEQMSLPLQKGDYFIRMSSIDSSGIRGPYSQMYPFKVDKK from the coding sequence ATGAATAAAAAAAATTACATTATCTTTTCTGGGATTTTAATACTTTGTATTATTAGTTTTATCTATTATAAAATGGAATATTCAAAAAATATATTTGCTCAAATTGTTTCTAAAGAGGGAGAAGTTAATTTAGTTAATAAAAAAGGAGAGCTTCTATCAGAAGTAACAAAAGGTTATAAGATTAAAATAGGAGATTTTATTGAGACAAAGAAAGACTCCTCTGTTACAATAAAATTTGTTGATAACTCTTTAGCAATTATTTCAGAAAATTCATTAGTTTCTATGAAAAATTTAAAATATGATAAAAACACTAAAAAATCAATTACTAATTTATTGCTTCTAAAAGGAAAAATTGAATCTACTGTAACAAATCAAGATACTTTTGGCTCAGAATATAAAGTTGTAACTCCATCATTGCAGTTAGCAGTTAGGGGGACTATATTTAATGTAGCAGTTGAAGGTGCAGAATCAAGAGCATTCGTAATCAAAGGAAAAATTTTAGCTACTGATGGGAATAAATCTTTATTGTTAAATAAAGGATATGGTGCAGTTGTAAATGATAAAATCAAGTTAAGTTCGCCAATAAAATTACTAAGTAAACCAACAATAGACTTAAATGAATTAAATATTAAATATTATAAAAAATATATATCATGGGAAAAACTTCCAAATGCAGTTAAATATCATGTTCAAGTCTATTCTAAAGAAAAATATAAATCATTAATTTATGATAAATATGTTAGCAATACAGAAATAAATATAGATAATCTAAAAGATGGAAAGTATGAGATAAATATACAAGCTGTTGATACATATGGTTTAGAAGGATTTAAAATTGAAGAAACTTTCAATGTAAAATCAAATCCTCTTCCACCAAAAGTAAAAACACCTATAACTAATCTAAATTCAAGAATGACTATATTTAGATGGGAAAAGTCAAAAGAAGCGAGTAAATATATCTTAGAAATATCAAAAATAAGAAGTTTTAATAAGGTATTAATAAGAGTATCTAATCTAAACTCTACACTAGAACAGATGTCTTTACCTTTACAAAAAGGAGACTATTTTATTAGAATGTCAAGTATTGACAGCTCTGGTATTCGAGGACCATATAGTCAAATGTACCCATTTAAAGTAGATAAAAAATGA
- a CDS encoding diguanylate cyclase, whose amino-acid sequence MRKTDKLYWRYQIWIVIVSLIITYALSYTTIYNKIENYFNDTIQYFASDEKYFTESVVVDINDNSLKILEKEFGHWPYTRDKYASVIEFLESMNVKNIVFDIKFLDPRIGDDIFRKTIKNYNNIFFVTNALQDDIQINEEEKERLKKMALDVNSDIPALKYNSLLLPHLNVFDIDTIYKFGITSVLEDKDNYIRSIPLLYNINSNIFPSLLLRIQSLDKNIPKIEYNAKTNELSMDNKTWNVDEKNRIKLFYPQNANSIITIPFYKISEVALNKKTIENKSFLKDKTVFIGSSAFLSDRVNTPRGAMSGSYLLAIAYESLKHNLIIKNSDIVNIFLLIIAIIFSIYLSSRKEIYKKSVIVISLLTIIATIIYGFISLKLFYIESNVFFCIFLIVCSIVVTAIKYQFSLSNYNKKLINETKRLYNEANCDTLTGLLNRRGFNEQYKKYKELINTKTSQSSCIAIIDLDHFKSVNDTYGHDIGDLVLQKFANLLKEQLRDIDIPSRWGGEEFIILLRNTTIDESIIVLNRLRQQCEEMDIQTPQGVLNVTISIGVTQIKDYFQTIDLYVKEADMGLYQAKETGRNQVCIA is encoded by the coding sequence ATGAGAAAAACAGATAAATTATATTGGAGATATCAAATTTGGATAGTTATTGTATCTTTGATTATTACTTATGCTTTGTCATATACAACAATATATAACAAAATAGAGAACTATTTTAATGATACAATTCAATATTTTGCTTCAGATGAAAAATATTTTACGGAATCAGTTGTTGTTGATATAAATGACAACTCTCTAAAAATTTTAGAAAAAGAGTTTGGACACTGGCCTTATACTAGAGATAAATATGCATCAGTAATTGAGTTTTTAGAATCAATGAATGTAAAAAATATTGTATTTGATATTAAGTTTTTAGACCCAAGAATTGGAGATGATATTTTTAGGAAGACTATTAAGAATTATAATAATATTTTCTTCGTAACAAATGCTTTACAAGATGATATTCAAATCAATGAAGAAGAGAAAGAAAGACTAAAAAAAATGGCATTGGATGTAAATTCAGACATACCAGCTTTAAAATATAATAGCCTACTTCTTCCTCATCTTAATGTATTTGATATAGATACAATCTATAAATTTGGAATAACTTCAGTTTTAGAAGATAAAGATAATTATATAAGATCAATTCCATTACTTTATAATATTAATTCTAATATATTTCCATCACTACTTCTTAGAATTCAATCTTTAGATAAAAATATTCCAAAAATAGAGTATAATGCTAAAACAAATGAACTTTCTATGGATAATAAAACATGGAATGTTGATGAAAAGAATAGAATTAAACTATTTTATCCTCAAAATGCAAACTCAATTATAACTATTCCTTTTTATAAAATTAGTGAAGTTGCATTAAATAAAAAAACCATTGAAAATAAAAGTTTTTTAAAAGATAAAACTGTTTTTATTGGTAGTTCAGCATTTTTATCAGATAGAGTAAATACTCCAAGGGGTGCTATGTCTGGTTCATACTTACTTGCAATTGCGTATGAATCACTAAAACATAATCTAATAATCAAAAATAGCGATATTGTAAACATATTTTTGTTAATAATAGCAATTATTTTTTCTATATATTTAAGTAGTAGAAAGGAAATCTATAAAAAATCTGTAATAGTTATTTCTCTATTAACAATTATTGCAACTATAATCTATGGTTTTATCTCATTAAAACTATTTTATATAGAGTCAAATGTATTTTTCTGCATATTTTTAATTGTATGTTCAATAGTAGTAACAGCAATAAAATATCAGTTCTCTTTGTCAAATTACAATAAAAAACTAATCAATGAAACGAAAAGACTATACAATGAAGCAAATTGTGATACTTTAACAGGATTGCTAAATAGACGAGGATTTAATGAACAATATAAAAAATATAAAGAGCTTATCAATACAAAAACTTCACAATCTTCATGCATAGCAATTATTGACTTAGACCATTTTAAAAGCGTTAATGATACTTATGGACATGATATTGGGGATTTAGTTTTACAAAAGTTTGCAAATCTTTTAAAAGAGCAATTAAGAGATATTGATATTCCTTCAAGATGGGGAGGAGAAGAGTTTATAATATTATTGAGAAATACAACAATAGATGAATCAATTATTGTATTAAATAGACTAAGACAACAGTGTGAAGAGATGGATATACAAACTCCACAAGGAGTATTAAATGTTACTATTAGTATAGGAGTAACACAAATAAAAGACTATTTCCAAACAATTGATTTATATGTAAAAGAGGCTGATATGGGACTATATCAAGCAAAAGAGACAGGAAGAAATCAAGTTTGTATCGCCTAA
- the ilvD gene encoding dihydroxy-acid dehydratase, whose protein sequence is MRSDEVKKGFSRTPHRSLFRATGLKDEDFDKPFIGVANSFIEIIPGHFFLNKVAEIIKDEIRANGCVPFEFNTIGVDDGIAMGHDGMLFSLPSREIIANSIESVMNAHKLDAMIAIPNCDKIVPGMIMGALRVNVPTVFVSGGPMAKGHTKDGKPIDLATAFEAVGKFEKGNMDEEELKDIECNACPSGGSCSGMFTANSMNTLMEAMGIALPGNGTILALTPQREELYRKAARRVCEIAKDEQSREKFKLRNILNENAVRNAFAVDMAMGGSSNTVLHMLAIAKEAEVNFNLEDINSISKRVSHIAKISPSLSTVHMEDINKAGGVNAVMKEMTKRGDNILLDNLTITGESVYEKIEDAYIKDTNIIHTIDNPYSQVGGLAILYGNLAQEGAVIKTAGITGDRVFTGKAVCFDGQPEAIKGIVDGKVKAGDVVVIRYEGPKGGPGMQEMLAPTSLIMGMGLGDKVALITDGRFSGATRGASIGHVSPEAAEGGMIGLLKDGDEIHIDVDKYILSVNLTDEEIAKRKAEFTPLKKPLTSKWLGQYRSLVTNASSGAVLKTDLF, encoded by the coding sequence ATGAGAAGTGATGAAGTAAAAAAAGGTTTTAGTAGAACTCCACATAGATCTTTATTTAGAGCTACTGGATTAAAAGATGAAGATTTTGATAAACCATTTATTGGTGTTGCAAACTCTTTTATTGAGATTATTCCTGGGCATTTCTTTTTAAATAAAGTTGCTGAAATTATCAAAGATGAGATTAGAGCGAATGGATGTGTTCCATTTGAGTTTAATACTATTGGTGTTGATGATGGAATTGCAATGGGTCATGATGGTATGTTATTTTCACTACCAAGTAGAGAAATTATTGCAAACTCAATAGAATCAGTAATGAATGCACACAAACTTGATGCTATGATTGCTATTCCAAACTGTGATAAAATTGTTCCAGGTATGATTATGGGAGCTTTAAGAGTAAACGTACCAACAGTTTTTGTAAGTGGTGGACCAATGGCTAAAGGTCATACTAAAGATGGTAAACCTATTGATTTAGCAACTGCATTTGAAGCTGTTGGTAAATTTGAAAAAGGTAACATGGATGAAGAAGAGCTAAAAGATATCGAATGTAACGCATGTCCAAGTGGTGGTTCTTGTTCTGGTATGTTTACAGCTAACTCTATGAATACTCTTATGGAAGCTATGGGTATTGCATTGCCTGGAAATGGAACAATCTTAGCTTTAACTCCTCAAAGAGAAGAGTTATATAGAAAAGCTGCAAGAAGAGTATGTGAAATTGCAAAAGATGAACAATCAAGAGAAAAATTCAAATTAAGAAATATTTTAAATGAAAATGCTGTAAGAAATGCATTTGCTGTTGATATGGCAATGGGAGGAAGTTCAAATACAGTATTACATATGTTAGCAATCGCAAAAGAAGCAGAAGTTAACTTTAACCTTGAGGATATTAACTCTATTTCAAAAAGAGTATCTCACATAGCTAAAATATCTCCATCATTAAGTACAGTTCATATGGAAGATATAAACAAAGCTGGTGGAGTTAATGCAGTAATGAAAGAGATGACAAAAAGAGGAGATAATATTCTTCTTGATAATCTTACAATTACTGGTGAATCAGTATATGAAAAAATCGAAGATGCTTATATAAAAGATACAAATATTATTCATACTATTGATAATCCATATAGCCAAGTTGGTGGATTAGCTATCTTATATGGTAACCTTGCACAAGAAGGTGCTGTTATTAAAACAGCTGGAATCACTGGTGATAGAGTATTTACTGGTAAAGCTGTATGTTTTGATGGACAACCTGAAGCAATCAAAGGGATTGTTGATGGTAAAGTTAAAGCTGGTGATGTTGTAGTTATTAGATATGAAGGTCCAAAAGGTGGTCCAGGAATGCAAGAAATGCTTGCTCCTACTTCACTTATCATGGGAATGGGACTAGGAGACAAAGTTGCACTTATTACTGATGGAAGATTTAGTGGAGCAACAAGAGGTGCTTCTATTGGTCATGTATCTCCTGAAGCAGCAGAAGGTGGAATGATTGGATTATTAAAAGATGGTGATGAAATTCACATCGATGTTGACAAATACATTTTATCTGTAAATCTTACAGATGAAGAGATTGCAAAAAGAAAAGCAGAATTTACTCCACTTAAAAAACCACTTACTTCTAAATGGCTTGGACAATACAGAAGTCTTGTAACAAATGCAAGTTCAGGTGCTGTATTAAAAACTGACTTATTCTAA
- a CDS encoding Do family serine endopeptidase codes for MKSKFLIISTLIATNLLANSIDFNMAQKDIQRVTPSTTKQLLSFNDSVKDAMKSVVNISAQRHVNASSNIPLQMFNDPIFKRFFGDQFGNQFQQDRIQRSLGSGVILSKDGYIVTNNHVIENAEEISVTIGDDPTEYDAKVIGKDPDSDVAVIKINGTNFSPIKIGYSKDLKVGDVIFALGNPFGIGSTVTQGIVSALNKNKVGINRYENFIQTDASINPGNSGGALIDSRGALIGINSAILTKSGGNNGIGFAIPINMVKNVVSKLIKDGKVTRGYLGVVIDDLNPNLAKVYNHRKGALILDVSPDTPAKKYGLQRGDLIYAINDKSVRDRADLQNIIASFKPDQKVTLSVERDKKNLKFNIVLGNRSGLIVSTANNGKFLGGLALAELDANMIKRFRINSNTSGVLITSVEPKSKAEKAGFQPGDVIVQIEDIQIKSFVNVQQAIRKYNNVHKRVYVNRYGQTILLVIK; via the coding sequence ATGAAATCAAAATTTTTAATTATTTCTACATTGATAGCTACTAATTTACTTGCTAACTCTATAGATTTTAATATGGCTCAAAAAGATATTCAAAGAGTTACGCCAAGTACAACAAAGCAACTGCTATCATTTAATGACAGTGTAAAAGATGCGATGAAATCTGTTGTGAATATTTCTGCACAAAGACATGTAAACGCTTCTTCTAACATACCACTACAAATGTTTAATGACCCTATTTTCAAAAGATTTTTTGGGGATCAATTTGGAAATCAATTTCAACAAGATAGAATTCAAAGATCACTTGGTTCTGGTGTAATTTTATCAAAAGATGGATACATAGTTACAAATAACCATGTTATTGAAAATGCAGAAGAGATAAGTGTTACTATTGGAGATGACCCAACAGAATATGATGCAAAAGTTATTGGTAAAGACCCAGATAGTGATGTTGCAGTTATTAAAATAAATGGAACTAACTTCTCTCCTATTAAAATTGGATACTCAAAAGATTTAAAAGTTGGTGATGTAATATTTGCACTTGGTAATCCATTTGGTATAGGAAGTACAGTAACTCAAGGGATAGTATCTGCACTAAATAAAAATAAAGTTGGTATTAACAGATATGAAAACTTTATTCAAACAGATGCATCAATCAATCCAGGAAACTCTGGTGGAGCTTTAATTGATAGTAGAGGTGCATTAATTGGTATAAATAGTGCTATTCTTACAAAAAGTGGTGGAAACAACGGTATTGGATTTGCAATTCCTATAAATATGGTTAAAAATGTTGTTTCAAAACTAATAAAAGATGGTAAAGTAACAAGAGGTTATTTAGGTGTAGTAATTGATGATTTAAATCCTAACCTAGCAAAAGTTTATAACCACAGAAAAGGTGCTTTAATTTTAGATGTTTCTCCTGATACTCCAGCTAAAAAATATGGTTTACAAAGAGGGGATTTAATCTATGCAATAAATGATAAATCAGTTAGAGATAGAGCAGATTTACAAAATATTATTGCTTCATTTAAACCAGACCAAAAAGTTACATTAAGTGTAGAAAGAGATAAGAAAAATCTAAAATTCAATATTGTTTTAGGTAATAGAAGTGGACTTATTGTTTCAACTGCTAATAATGGTAAATTTTTAGGTGGACTTGCACTTGCTGAGTTAGATGCAAATATGATAAAAAGATTTAGGATCAATAGCAATACATCTGGTGTTTTAATTACAAGTGTAGAACCAAAATCAAAAGCAGAAAAAGCAGGTTTTCAACCAGGTGATGTGATTGTACAAATAGAAGATATTCAAATTAAGTCTTTTGTAAACGTACAACAAGCAATAAGAAAATATAATAATGTACACAAAAGAGTTTATGTTAATAGATATGGACAAACTATTCTATTAGTAATCAAATAA
- a CDS encoding response regulator transcription factor encodes MVKVLMIEDDLELAEIITNYLKSFDIVVENYDSPYLGLSTLEIKKDFDLLILDLTLPEIDGLELIPKVRNISDIPIIISSARDDILDKVMGLERGADDYLPKPYNPRELQARIKAILKRIGSSSQQQEEEIVTNNCAFTIKDDDMQISFKGVTLSLTLAEFDILKLLIQRNGAVIAREDFIYSSDHIEDDSSLKNIDVIISRIRNKISKIDDSRTYIKSVRGIGYQLI; translated from the coding sequence ATAGTTAAGGTACTTATGATAGAAGATGATTTAGAACTTGCTGAAATCATCACTAATTACTTAAAGTCATTCGATATTGTTGTAGAGAATTATGATAGCCCTTATCTTGGGCTATCTACTCTTGAAATAAAAAAAGATTTTGATTTATTGATATTGGATTTAACTCTTCCAGAAATTGATGGATTAGAGCTTATTCCAAAAGTTAGAAATATTTCAGATATTCCTATTATTATTTCAAGTGCAAGAGATGATATCTTAGACAAAGTTATGGGGCTAGAAAGAGGTGCTGATGATTATCTTCCTAAACCATATAATCCAAGAGAACTTCAAGCAAGAATAAAAGCAATTTTAAAAAGAATTGGTTCATCATCACAGCAACAAGAAGAAGAAATAGTTACAAATAATTGTGCTTTTACAATAAAAGATGATGATATGCAAATATCTTTTAAAGGGGTTACTTTAAGCCTTACACTTGCTGAATTTGATATCTTAAAACTTCTTATTCAAAGAAATGGTGCAGTTATAGCAAGAGAAGATTTTATATATTCAAGTGACCATATAGAAGATGATAGTAGTTTAAAAAATATTGACGTTATTATCTCTAGAATTAGAAATAAAATCTCTAAAATTGATGATAGTAGAACTTACATAAAATCAGTAAGAGGAATAGGATATCAACTTATATGA